The Doryrhamphus excisus isolate RoL2022-K1 chromosome 1, RoL_Dexc_1.0, whole genome shotgun sequence genome includes a window with the following:
- the fip1l1b gene encoding pre-mRNA 3'-end-processing factor FIP1 isoform X3 codes for MSAEEADKPATTDANAGDEEEEWLYGDESEGKDEEEAKPNAADSAPADASTEETAATDDADDDALAAAPPPAATHATGNGVASEATGEAVGDDVESDSDSDDDDDDVRVTIGDIKTGAPQYTPYGTPPVNLNIKTPGSRSYGQVNAKLKGVDLDAPGNINGVPVLEVDMELFEEKPWRKPGADLSDYFNYGFNEDTWKAYCEKQKRLRMGLEVSTVGSGTSKITVQQGRTGNEKDMSSLPVHTSKPDFTSPVSLYKSVTSQVTRISPTQWTAPSAQDMSYYTKSSGSIDVIGGQTATISRVEGRRRHNLEGNNIQVISERSTSEAESTTAKMPTFFPPGPLPPNIPPPPFLPPPPNVSSAPPLIPPPRLPITVPPPGFPPPPSGPPPSIIPTMDSHPGGYDGRAIPPYPFPQGAYPPPMSGGVPPSWPPLMDNSKPWDYYSRRDDKRDKDRERPRERTHERDRDREREREHSPSGIGYTSDEERYRYREYQERAYGDRHRERASREKEDRHRERRHREKDEGRHKSSRSSSSRRRHDSEEGDSHRRHKHKKSKRSKEGKETSEDMGADQENQEAME; via the exons ATGTCTGCCGAAGAAGCGGACAAGCCAGCCACCACGGATGCTAACGCTggggatgaggaggaagaatgGTTGTATGGag ATGAATCTGAGGGCAAAGACGAGGAAGAAGCCAAACCGAATGCTGCTGACAG TGCACCTGCTGATGCATCCACTGAGGAAACAGCCGCtactgatgatgctgatgatgatgctcttgctgctgctcctcctcctgctgctacACACGCTACGGGAAATGGTGTGGCCTCAGAG GCTACTGGGGAGGCTGTTGGCGATGATGTGGAGAGTGACAGCGAcagtgatgatgacgacgacgatgtCCGTGTCACCATTGGAGACATTAAAACTGGGGCTCCACAATACAC ACCATATGGCACCCCACCAGTTAATCTCAACATTAAAACGCCTGGCTCCAGGTCTTATGGACAAG TTAATGCAAAACTGAAAGGAGTCGATCTTGACGCACCTGGCAACATCAATGGTGTTCCTGTGCTTGAAGTGGATATGGAGTTGTTTGAGGAGAAACCCTGGAGGAAACCAG gtgcgGATCTGTCGGACTACTTTAATTATGGCTTCAATGAGGACACGTGGAAAGCTTACTGTGAGAAACAGAAGCGACTGCGCATGGGCCTGGAAGTTTCTACTGTAGGGTCAGGGACAAGTAAAATCACC GTCCAGCAAGGCAGGACAGGCAATGAGAAAGATATGTCCAGTCTTCCTGTTCACACCTCCAAGCCTGACTTTACGTCTCCAGTCAGTCTCTACAAGTCTGTCACCAGTCAGGTCACCAG GATCTCCCCCACTCAGTGGACTGCCCCGTCTGCCCAGGACATGTCCTATTATAC GAAGTCAAGTGGTAGCATAGATGTAATTGGTGGGCAGACTGCCACTATCAGCAGGGTGGAAGGGCGACGTAGGCATAACCTGGAAGGCAATAACATCCAG GTGATCTCTGAACGTTCTACGTCAGAGGCAGAGTCTACCACTGCTAAGATGCCCACGTTCTTCCCTCCTGGACCCCTCCCTCCAAACATCCCTCCGCCTCCTTTCCTGCCCCCGCCACCCAACGTCAGCTCTGCACCTCCACTTATCCCGCCACCCA GGTTGCCCATCACTGTACCTCCTCCAGGGTTTCCTCCTCCGCCCAGTGGTCCCCCGCCTTCTATCATCCCCACTATGGACAG CCATCCCGGGGGTTACGATGGACGCGCTATCCCTCCATATCCATTCCCGCAAG GTGCCTACCCTCCCCCCATGTCTGGCGGTGTGCCTCCTTCCTGGCCTCCGTTAATGGATAACTCCAAACCATGGGACTACTATTCTCGGCGGGACGACAAGCGCGACAAAGACAGAGAGCGGCCCCGAGAGAGGACGCATGAGCGGGATAGAGATAGAGAAAGGGAACGAGAGCACAGCCCCTCGGGGATTGGATACACCAG TGACGAGGAGCGATATCGTTACCGAGAATACCAGGAACGTGCTTATGGAGACCGTCATCGCGAGCGAGCAAGTCGTGAGAAGGAAGACAGACACCGGGAGAGGCGGCACCGAGAGAAAGACGAGGGGCGCCACAAGTCCTCTCGCAG cagcagcagcaggaggaggcacGACAGCGAA
- the fip1l1b gene encoding pre-mRNA 3'-end-processing factor FIP1 isoform X1: MSAEEADKPATTDANAGDEEEEWLYGDESEGKDEEEAKPNAADSAPADASTEETAATDDADDDALAAAPPPAATHATGNGVASESQATGEAVGDDVESDSDSDDDDDDVRVTIGDIKTGAPQYTPYGTPPVNLNIKTPGSRSYGQVNAKLKGVDLDAPGNINGVPVLEVDMELFEEKPWRKPGADLSDYFNYGFNEDTWKAYCEKQKRLRMGLEVSTVGSGTSKITVQQGRTGNEKDMSSLPVHTSKPDFTSPVSLYKSVTSQVTRISPTQWTAPSAQDMSYYTKSSGSIDVIGGQTATISRVEGRRRHNLEGNNIQVISERSTSEAESTTAKMPTFFPPGPLPPNIPPPPFLPPPPNVSSAPPLIPPPRLPITVPPPGFPPPPSGPPPSIIPTMDSHPGGYDGRAIPPYPFPQGAYPPPMSGGVPPSWPPLMDNSKPWDYYSRRDDKRDKDRERPRERTHERDRDREREREHSPSGIGYTSDEERYRYREYQERAYGDRHRERASREKEDRHRERRHREKDEGRHKSSRSSSSRRRHDSEEGDSHRRHKHKKSKRSKEGKETSEDMGADQENQEAME; the protein is encoded by the exons ATGTCTGCCGAAGAAGCGGACAAGCCAGCCACCACGGATGCTAACGCTggggatgaggaggaagaatgGTTGTATGGag ATGAATCTGAGGGCAAAGACGAGGAAGAAGCCAAACCGAATGCTGCTGACAG TGCACCTGCTGATGCATCCACTGAGGAAACAGCCGCtactgatgatgctgatgatgatgctcttgctgctgctcctcctcctgctgctacACACGCTACGGGAAATGGTGTGGCCTCAGAG TCACAGGCTACTGGGGAGGCTGTTGGCGATGATGTGGAGAGTGACAGCGAcagtgatgatgacgacgacgatgtCCGTGTCACCATTGGAGACATTAAAACTGGGGCTCCACAATACAC ACCATATGGCACCCCACCAGTTAATCTCAACATTAAAACGCCTGGCTCCAGGTCTTATGGACAAG TTAATGCAAAACTGAAAGGAGTCGATCTTGACGCACCTGGCAACATCAATGGTGTTCCTGTGCTTGAAGTGGATATGGAGTTGTTTGAGGAGAAACCCTGGAGGAAACCAG gtgcgGATCTGTCGGACTACTTTAATTATGGCTTCAATGAGGACACGTGGAAAGCTTACTGTGAGAAACAGAAGCGACTGCGCATGGGCCTGGAAGTTTCTACTGTAGGGTCAGGGACAAGTAAAATCACC GTCCAGCAAGGCAGGACAGGCAATGAGAAAGATATGTCCAGTCTTCCTGTTCACACCTCCAAGCCTGACTTTACGTCTCCAGTCAGTCTCTACAAGTCTGTCACCAGTCAGGTCACCAG GATCTCCCCCACTCAGTGGACTGCCCCGTCTGCCCAGGACATGTCCTATTATAC GAAGTCAAGTGGTAGCATAGATGTAATTGGTGGGCAGACTGCCACTATCAGCAGGGTGGAAGGGCGACGTAGGCATAACCTGGAAGGCAATAACATCCAG GTGATCTCTGAACGTTCTACGTCAGAGGCAGAGTCTACCACTGCTAAGATGCCCACGTTCTTCCCTCCTGGACCCCTCCCTCCAAACATCCCTCCGCCTCCTTTCCTGCCCCCGCCACCCAACGTCAGCTCTGCACCTCCACTTATCCCGCCACCCA GGTTGCCCATCACTGTACCTCCTCCAGGGTTTCCTCCTCCGCCCAGTGGTCCCCCGCCTTCTATCATCCCCACTATGGACAG CCATCCCGGGGGTTACGATGGACGCGCTATCCCTCCATATCCATTCCCGCAAG GTGCCTACCCTCCCCCCATGTCTGGCGGTGTGCCTCCTTCCTGGCCTCCGTTAATGGATAACTCCAAACCATGGGACTACTATTCTCGGCGGGACGACAAGCGCGACAAAGACAGAGAGCGGCCCCGAGAGAGGACGCATGAGCGGGATAGAGATAGAGAAAGGGAACGAGAGCACAGCCCCTCGGGGATTGGATACACCAG TGACGAGGAGCGATATCGTTACCGAGAATACCAGGAACGTGCTTATGGAGACCGTCATCGCGAGCGAGCAAGTCGTGAGAAGGAAGACAGACACCGGGAGAGGCGGCACCGAGAGAAAGACGAGGGGCGCCACAAGTCCTCTCGCAG cagcagcagcaggaggaggcacGACAGCGAA
- the fip1l1b gene encoding pre-mRNA 3'-end-processing factor FIP1 isoform X2 has product MSAEEADKPATTDANAGDEEEEWLYGDESEGKDEEEAKPNAADSAPADASTEETAATDDADDDALAAAPPPAATHATGNGVASESQATGEAVGDDVESDSDSDDDDDDVRVTIGDIKTGAPQYTPYGTPPVNLNIKTPGSRSYGQVNAKLKGVDLDAPGNINGVPVLEVDMELFEEKPWRKPGADLSDYFNYGFNEDTWKAYCEKQKRLRMGLEVSTVGSGTSKITVQQGRTGNEKDMSSLPVHTSKPDFTSPVSLYKSVTSQVTRISPTQWTAPSAQDMSYYTKSSGSIDVIGGQTATISRVEGRRRHNLEGNNIQVISERSTSEAESTTAKMPTFFPPGPLPPNIPPPPFLPPPPNVSSAPPLIPPPRLPITVPPPGFPPPPSGPPPSIIPTMDSHPGGYDGRAIPPYPFPQGAYPPPMSGGVPPSWPPLMDNSKPWDYYSRRDDKRDKDRERPRERTHERDRDREREREHSPSGIGYTSDEERYRYREYQERAYGDRHRERASREKEDRHRERRHREKDEGRHKSSRSSSRRRHDSEEGDSHRRHKHKKSKRSKEGKETSEDMGADQENQEAME; this is encoded by the exons ATGTCTGCCGAAGAAGCGGACAAGCCAGCCACCACGGATGCTAACGCTggggatgaggaggaagaatgGTTGTATGGag ATGAATCTGAGGGCAAAGACGAGGAAGAAGCCAAACCGAATGCTGCTGACAG TGCACCTGCTGATGCATCCACTGAGGAAACAGCCGCtactgatgatgctgatgatgatgctcttgctgctgctcctcctcctgctgctacACACGCTACGGGAAATGGTGTGGCCTCAGAG TCACAGGCTACTGGGGAGGCTGTTGGCGATGATGTGGAGAGTGACAGCGAcagtgatgatgacgacgacgatgtCCGTGTCACCATTGGAGACATTAAAACTGGGGCTCCACAATACAC ACCATATGGCACCCCACCAGTTAATCTCAACATTAAAACGCCTGGCTCCAGGTCTTATGGACAAG TTAATGCAAAACTGAAAGGAGTCGATCTTGACGCACCTGGCAACATCAATGGTGTTCCTGTGCTTGAAGTGGATATGGAGTTGTTTGAGGAGAAACCCTGGAGGAAACCAG gtgcgGATCTGTCGGACTACTTTAATTATGGCTTCAATGAGGACACGTGGAAAGCTTACTGTGAGAAACAGAAGCGACTGCGCATGGGCCTGGAAGTTTCTACTGTAGGGTCAGGGACAAGTAAAATCACC GTCCAGCAAGGCAGGACAGGCAATGAGAAAGATATGTCCAGTCTTCCTGTTCACACCTCCAAGCCTGACTTTACGTCTCCAGTCAGTCTCTACAAGTCTGTCACCAGTCAGGTCACCAG GATCTCCCCCACTCAGTGGACTGCCCCGTCTGCCCAGGACATGTCCTATTATAC GAAGTCAAGTGGTAGCATAGATGTAATTGGTGGGCAGACTGCCACTATCAGCAGGGTGGAAGGGCGACGTAGGCATAACCTGGAAGGCAATAACATCCAG GTGATCTCTGAACGTTCTACGTCAGAGGCAGAGTCTACCACTGCTAAGATGCCCACGTTCTTCCCTCCTGGACCCCTCCCTCCAAACATCCCTCCGCCTCCTTTCCTGCCCCCGCCACCCAACGTCAGCTCTGCACCTCCACTTATCCCGCCACCCA GGTTGCCCATCACTGTACCTCCTCCAGGGTTTCCTCCTCCGCCCAGTGGTCCCCCGCCTTCTATCATCCCCACTATGGACAG CCATCCCGGGGGTTACGATGGACGCGCTATCCCTCCATATCCATTCCCGCAAG GTGCCTACCCTCCCCCCATGTCTGGCGGTGTGCCTCCTTCCTGGCCTCCGTTAATGGATAACTCCAAACCATGGGACTACTATTCTCGGCGGGACGACAAGCGCGACAAAGACAGAGAGCGGCCCCGAGAGAGGACGCATGAGCGGGATAGAGATAGAGAAAGGGAACGAGAGCACAGCCCCTCGGGGATTGGATACACCAG TGACGAGGAGCGATATCGTTACCGAGAATACCAGGAACGTGCTTATGGAGACCGTCATCGCGAGCGAGCAAGTCGTGAGAAGGAAGACAGACACCGGGAGAGGCGGCACCGAGAGAAAGACGAGGGGCGCCACAAGTCCTCTCGCAG cagcagcaggaggaggcacGACAGCGAA